DNA from Sphingomonas psychrotolerans:
GGCTCGATGGCCTATGTCGAGCAGCATATCGCGGCGCGGCAGCGCAAGCCGGGCAGCGCCGACACCGGGCTCGCGCGCTTCTATGGCTGGGCAAATCGCTGGCCGATCACGCGTCAGCCGGGCTATGGACAGCTGGCGGCGTACTTCAATCTCGACAACGGATCGGGTAAGGTTCGCGGGATCTACGCCGAAGGCAATGGCGCCGTGGTGCCGATCTTCCGTGAATGGTTCGCGCCATTCGGTTCGATGGGAGCCAACACCGTCGCGATTCGCAAGACCGGGGGCACCGATCACGTCTTCTTCTCCGCGGTCGGCATCCCCGCATTTCAGTTCATCCAGGATCCGCTCGATTATGGCAGCCGTCTCCACCACACCAGCATCGACACCTTCGATCACATCAAGGCTGACGACATGCGCCAGGGCGCGGTGATCCTCGCAAGCTTCCTGCTCAACGCCGCCAATGCCGACAAGGCACTGCCGCGCATGCCCTTCCCCACCGAGCCGAACGTGACCGATCCGTTCGCTTACCCCAACCCGGATGATCTCGACTGATGGCACGCAAAGGACATCGCCCGAGCAAGGCACACGCATCGCGCCCGCGCTTCTACGGGCGCCACGCGGTGCTGGCAGCGCTCGCCAACCCCGAACGCACGGTGCGCAAGATCTGGGGGACGCACGAGGCACTGGCCGGCCTCGACATCCCGCCGACGATTCCGATCACCTATGCCGACGTCGCCGATCTCGGTCGTCTCGTGCCCGGCGACGCCCCGCACCAGGGTCTCGTTGCCGAAGTCGATCCACTCGAGGAGATCTGGCTCGGCGACCTGCTCGCCCAGGGTGAGGGTGACCAGCGGCCATTGGTGGTGCTCGATCAGGTCACCGATCCGCACAATGTCGGTGCGGTGCTGCGTTCGGCAGCGGCGTTCGACGCGCTCGGCATCATCACCCAGGATCGTCATGCGCCGCCCGAATCGGGCGCGCTCGCCCGCGCGGCTTCGGGCACGCTCGAGACGGTGCCGTGGGTGCGGGTGGTCAATCTTGCCCGCGCGCTGGAGGAGATCGCCGCGGCGGGCTTCTGGCGCGTCGGTCTGACTG
Protein-coding regions in this window:
- the rlmB gene encoding 23S rRNA (guanosine(2251)-2'-O)-methyltransferase RlmB, which gives rise to MARKGHRPSKAHASRPRFYGRHAVLAALANPERTVRKIWGTHEALAGLDIPPTIPITYADVADLGRLVPGDAPHQGLVAEVDPLEEIWLGDLLAQGEGDQRPLVVLDQVTDPHNVGAVLRSAAAFDALGIITQDRHAPPESGALARAASGTLETVPWVRVVNLARALEEIAAAGFWRVGLTGHAEGTLAEVMGQGRIALVLGAEGEGMRQNTETHCDQLARLPISSKVESLNVSNAAAVALYAIAARG